A stretch of Helicobacter pylori oki112 DNA encodes these proteins:
- a CDS encoding site-specific DNA-methyltransferase, with the protein MQNLLIQAENAIALLFLLNDKNLKGKIDLVYIDPPFATNNHFTITNGRATTISNSKNGDIAYSDKVVGMDFIEFLKQRLVLLKELLSEQGSIYVHTDCKIGHYVKVMLDEIFGIQNFRNEITRIKCNPKNFKRMGYGNIKDMILFYSKGKNPIFNEPKIPYTPQDLEKRFPKIDKDKRRYTTVPIHAPGEVESGECSKAFKGMLPPKGRHWRTDVATLERWDKEGLIEYSNNNNPRKKIYASEQVGKRVQDIWEFKDPQYPSYPTEKNAQLLDLIIKTSSNKDSIVLDCFCGSGTTLKSAFLLQRKFIGIDNSDLAIQACKNKLETITKDLFVSQNFYDFLVF; encoded by the coding sequence ATGCAAAACTTATTAATACAAGCAGAAAATGCAATCGCTCTACTTTTTTTATTGAATGATAAAAACCTAAAAGGAAAAATAGATTTGGTATATATTGACCCTCCATTTGCTACAAACAATCATTTTACTATCACAAATGGTAGAGCAACCACAATTAGCAATTCTAAGAATGGCGATATTGCTTATAGCGACAAAGTAGTGGGTATGGATTTTATAGAATTTTTAAAGCAACGCCTAGTATTGCTTAAAGAATTGCTTTCAGAACAAGGCTCTATCTATGTGCATACAGATTGTAAGATAGGGCATTATGTTAAGGTGATGTTAGATGAAATATTTGGCATACAAAATTTTAGAAATGAAATCACACGCATAAAGTGCAATCCTAAAAATTTTAAAAGGATGGGCTATGGCAACATAAAAGATATGATTTTATTTTACTCTAAAGGAAAAAATCCCATTTTTAACGAACCTAAGATTCCTTATACGCCACAAGATTTAGAAAAACGATTCCCTAAAATTGACAAAGATAAAAGGCGTTACACTACCGTTCCAATACATGCTCCAGGAGAAGTAGAAAGTGGCGAATGTTCTAAAGCATTTAAAGGTATGCTACCTCCAAAAGGGCGGCATTGGCGCACTGATGTTGCCACACTTGAGCGTTGGGACAAAGAAGGCTTGATTGAGTACTCTAACAATAATAACCCTAGAAAAAAAATTTATGCCTCAGAACAAGTTGGCAAAAGAGTCCAAGACATCTGGGAATTTAAAGACCCACAATATCCAAGCTACCCTACAGAAAAAAACGCTCAATTATTAGACTTAATCATTAAAACCTCTTCTAATAAAGATAGCATTGTTTTAGATTGTTTTTGTGGTTCTGGAACAACTTTAAAATCTGCGTTTTTATTGCAACGAAAATTTATAGGCATTGATAATTCCGATTTAGCTATCCAAGCTTGCAAAAACAAGCTTGAAACAATAACAAAAGACTTGTTTGTTTCTCAAAATTTTTATGATTTCCTTGTTTTTTAA
- the putP gene encoding sodium/proline symporter PutP has protein sequence MGHVVLSTPIVTMFVVYSLLMLYIGFYFYKQNKTTEDYFLGDRSMGPIISALSAGASDMSGWLLMGLPGALYVGGLINSHIAIGLSLGALINWVFVAKRLRIYTSVIANSITISDYFETRFSDDKHILRLISAFVILIFFIFYISSGLVSGAKLFEATFGIQYTYALSIGTLIIVSYTFLGGYKAVCWTDLIQGLLMMSALIVVPIVMIIHLGGIGEGIKIIREIKPENLSFLQGSSVVAIISSLAWGLGYFGQPHILVRFMSIRSIRDVPKATTIGISWMVISLIGACVMGLLGVAYVHKFDLSLEDPEKIFIVMSQLLFNPWITGILLSAILAAVMSTASSQLLVSSSTIAEDFYATIFNKNAPQKLVMVISRLSVLGVACIAFFISTDRNASILSIVSYAWAGFGASFGSVILFSLFWSRMTRIGAIAGMLSGASTVILYDKFGKSFLDIYEIVPGFIVASVAIVVFSLFSSVRAGTKEAFETMLKEIESLKR, from the coding sequence ATGGGACATGTTGTTTTAAGCACCCCTATTGTTACGATGTTTGTCGTTTATTCGCTGTTAATGCTCTATATTGGTTTTTATTTTTACAAACAAAATAAAACGACTGAAGATTATTTCTTAGGCGATCGTTCTATGGGCCCTATCATTAGCGCTTTGAGCGCTGGGGCGAGTGACATGAGCGGGTGGCTTTTAATGGGATTACCGGGAGCTTTATATGTGGGGGGGCTTATCAATTCACACATCGCCATAGGCTTGAGTTTGGGTGCATTGATTAACTGGGTTTTTGTGGCCAAACGCTTACGCATTTATACGAGCGTGATCGCTAATTCCATCACCATTTCAGATTATTTTGAAACGCGCTTTAGCGATGATAAACACATCTTGCGCTTGATTTCAGCTTTTGTGATTTTGATCTTTTTTATTTTTTACATTTCTTCAGGGCTGGTGAGTGGGGCTAAGCTCTTTGAAGCGACCTTTGGCATTCAATACACCTACGCTTTAAGCATTGGCACGCTGATTATTGTCTCTTACACCTTTTTAGGGGGGTATAAGGCGGTGTGTTGGACGGATTTGATTCAAGGGCTTTTGATGATGAGTGCTTTAATCGTGGTGCCAATCGTTATGATAATCCATCTTGGAGGGATTGGAGAGGGGATTAAAATCATTAGAGAAATCAAGCCTGAAAACCTTTCTTTCTTGCAAGGCTCTAGCGTAGTCGCCATTATTTCAAGCCTTGCTTGGGGGTTAGGCTATTTTGGGCAACCCCATATTTTAGTGCGTTTCATGTCTATCCGCTCCATTAGAGATGTGCCTAAAGCGACCACTATTGGGATTTCTTGGATGGTTATTTCTTTGATTGGGGCATGCGTTATGGGGCTTTTAGGCGTTGCGTATGTGCATAAATTTGATTTGAGTTTAGAAGACCCTGAAAAGATTTTCATTGTGATGAGTCAATTGCTCTTTAACCCTTGGATCACAGGCATTTTATTGAGCGCGATTTTAGCGGCGGTGATGAGCACGGCCAGTTCGCAACTGCTTGTAAGCTCTTCTACCATTGCTGAAGATTTCTATGCGACGATTTTCAACAAAAACGCCCCGCAAAAATTAGTGATGGTTATTTCTAGGCTTTCGGTTTTAGGGGTGGCTTGCATCGCTTTTTTCATTTCAACGGATAGAAACGCCAGCATTCTCAGCATCGTGAGTTACGCATGGGCTGGTTTTGGCGCGAGCTTTGGCTCTGTGATTTTATTTTCACTTTTTTGGTCAAGAATGACACGCATTGGCGCGATTGCTGGCATGCTCTCTGGGGCTAGCACGGTGATTTTATACGATAAATTTGGCAAAAGCTTTTTGGATATTTATGAAATCGTTCCGGGTTTTATTGTAGCAAGCGTAGCTATTGTGGTGTTTAGTTTGTTTTCTAGCGTGCGAGCAGGCACTAAAGAGGCTTTTGAAACCATGCTTAAAGAAATTGAAAGCTTGAAACGTTAA